The Candidatus Nomurabacteria bacterium DNA window ATGAAGACCGGTACCTTTGATAGGTCAACTGCAGTAATGAGATCAGGTGAGAGGTTATTTACTTCCTCAATATACGCAGAGAAGAGGAGGAAGGCAGCCAGGGCGGCAGAACCAACCGCGTATCCCTTGGTAAGAGCCTTGGTGGTGTTTCCTACTGCATCCAAGGTGTCTGTCAGCTTACGGGTTTCTTCTGGGCGACCGGAGTTTTCGACAATACCACCAGCGTTGTCAGTGATCGGACCAAAGGTGTCCATAGCCAAGATATAAGTAGCTGTGACGAGCATACCCATAGTGGCCAGCGCAGTACCATAGAGACCACCTTGCTCAACACCACTTGCATCACCGAGCAGGTAGGAGCCAAACAGTGTGGCTGCAATGGCAATGATTGGGAAGGCAGTGTTTTCAAACGCTACTGCCAAACCAGTAATGATGTTGGTTGCCGGACCAGTTTCTGAAGCCTCGGCAATTGAACGGACTGGACGATATTTATGTTCAGTGTAGTACTGCGTCAGGAGCATGAAGACAATACTCATGATGATACCGACTAAGCCAGCCAGGAAGAACCAGGTGGCTGCTCCACCAAACATTTCGCGAGTAACAAAGAAGAAGGCGATAGCGGACAAAAGGCTGGTGACATAGTAACCGCGGTTCAGGGCCTTCATAGGGTCTTCATTTGCTCGTGTGCGGACAACCAAAATACCGATAATAGAAGCGATCAAACCAAAAGCCATGATGACGAGCGGGAAGAGGACACCCTTAATTCCAAAAGTTGGGAAAAGGGCCACACCGAGAATCATTGCACCGATATTTTCAGCTGCAGTTGATTCAAAAATGTCAGCTCCACGACCAGCGCAGTCACCTACATTATCGCCGACCAAGTCAGCAATCACGGCTGGGTTACGTGGGTCGTCTTCTGGGATGCCGGCTTCTACTTTACCCACGAGGTCAGCTCCAACGTCAGCTGCTTTGGTGTAAATACCACCACCGAGCTGAGCAAAGAGGGCGACAAAAGAAGCGCCGAATCCAAATCCGACAATCAAGCCAGGGATAGAGCGCTCTTCAAAGCCGAGCCAAGAGTAGACAAGGAAAAGGGATGATAAGCCAAAGAGTGCCAAGGCAACAACCATGATACCTTCCACGGCTCCACCGCGGAGGGCGATTTGGACGGCCTTGTTAAGATCCTGCTTATCAGCGGCGGCGGCAGTTTTTAAGTTCGCACGAACTGAAACGGCCATACCGGTGTAACCCGCAATACCAGAGCAGAGTGCTCCAAAGAGGAAGGCAAGTCCGGTCTGTGTGCCGACATCTAACTTACCAAGGATGGCATAGACGCCAAAGATGAGTAAGGCGAGTGCAATCGACAGTAAAGCGATAGTGCGGTACTGGCGACGAAGGAAGGCTTTTGCTCCTTGGCGGATAGCATTTGCCACCTCTTGCATTTCTGAGGTGCCGTTATCTTGGCGATTTACCAATCGACCAAAGAATAGGGCGATAATGAGACCAGCTAAACTGACAAAGAAAGCGAGATAGATAAATTCCATATCAGTGCGGATAAAAGGTAAATAATCTTATGAAGACTTTGACGCTGCTTCCTCCTCCACTGGAGCCTCGTCATTTTTCTCTACTACTTCACCCTCGGTCGCTGGATTTGCTTCCTCAGGTGCGGCTTCCTCGGCTTTTTCTTCTTCAGCCGGTGCGGCCTCTGTTTCACTAGGTGTTTCGTCATCAGGTGATGCGCTTGCTTCGACCGGAGCGGCTTCACCCTCTTCACCTTCTTTTGCTTCACGTTGGGCCTGACGATCGGCTACATCTTGACCTTCGCCGACAATGTCAATTTTCCAGCCAGTGAGTTTGGCGGCTAAGCGTACGTTTTGTCCGCTCTTGCCAATAGCCAGAGAGAGTTGATCTTCTTTCACTTCTGCCACGGCAGCTTTTTCCTCTTCATTCAACTTGATGCTGAGGATTTTGGCCGGGGACAGGGCGTTGGAAATGAATTTCACTGCGTCATTTGACCACTCGATAATATCAATCTTCTCACCGCTTAATTCAGCAATGATGGTTTGAACGCGAGTACCGCGCTGACCCACGCAGGAACCGACCGGGTCAATATTTTTCTGATCAGTGAAGACTGCAACCTTGGTGCGAGAACCAGCTTCGCGGGCAATCGCTTTGATTTCCACGGCACCACTTTGCACTTCAGGGACTTCAACCGTGAAGAAGCGTCGTACCATTTCAGGATGCGAGCGGGAAACAATGATCTCAGGGCCTTTTGGCGTAGTGTTTACCGAAACCACATAGAATTTCATGCGCAAGCCAGGTGCGTATTGCTCACGGTCTACTTGTTCTTGTGGTGGCATCAGGGCAGTGGCGTGACCGAGGTCAACCAGCACCATGCGTCCTTCCAGACGCTGTACCACACCGGCGATAATTTCGCCTTCCTTATCTTTAAACTCTTGGTAAATAGTTTCACGTTCAGCTTCACGGAGTCGCTGCACAATAACCTGCTTGGCAGTTTGGGCAGCCATGCGTCCGTAGGCGGCTGGTGGGAAAAGCTCAGTCCAGATTTCTTCACCAAGCTCAGCATCTTCTTTCAGCGCTTTTGCTTCACTCAAACCAATCATGGTTTTAGGATCCCAGCGTTCTTCCTCTTCTTCATTCTCTGCTGCTTGTTCCTCTGCTTCCGCCTTAGCTTTTTCAGCTTCGGCATGCTTGGCAGCAGCTTCTGGACCCTGCTCAGCTGCTTCTGCAGCCGCGCGCTCGCGCTCTTCTCGTTCGGCTTCGTACTGGGCTTTTAACTCATCAGTACCGACTATTTTGACGTCAAAAACCCGGGCGGTGCCGGTTTCCACGTCAAACTTTGCTTTGATGTTTTGATTCTTTTCACCAAAGTCTTTGCGGTAGGCAACTGCCAAGGCCGCTTCGATAGTTGCAATGACCGAATCATAGGGAATGTTTTTTTCCGCACAGATTTGCTCGATTGCTTGCTTTATTGCTGACTCTTCTTTTGCCATATAG harbors:
- the nusA gene encoding transcription termination/antitermination protein NusA, with the translated sequence MAKEESAIKQAIEQICAEKNIPYDSVIATIEAALAVAYRKDFGEKNQNIKAKFDVETGTARVFDVKIVGTDELKAQYEAEREERERAAAEAAEQGPEAAAKHAEAEKAKAEAEEQAAENEEEEERWDPKTMIGLSEAKALKEDAELGEEIWTELFPPAAYGRMAAQTAKQVIVQRLREAERETIYQEFKDKEGEIIAGVVQRLEGRMVLVDLGHATALMPPQEQVDREQYAPGLRMKFYVVSVNTTPKGPEIIVSRSHPEMVRRFFTVEVPEVQSGAVEIKAIAREAGSRTKVAVFTDQKNIDPVGSCVGQRGTRVQTIIAELSGEKIDIIEWSNDAVKFISNALSPAKILSIKLNEEEKAAVAEVKEDQLSLAIGKSGQNVRLAAKLTGWKIDIVGEGQDVADRQAQREAKEGEEGEAAPVEASASPDDETPSETEAAPAEEEKAEEAAPEEANPATEGEVVEKNDEAPVEEEAASKSS
- a CDS encoding sodium-translocating pyrophosphatase yields the protein MEFIYLAFFVSLAGLIIALFFGRLVNRQDNGTSEMQEVANAIRQGAKAFLRRQYRTIALLSIALALLIFGVYAILGKLDVGTQTGLAFLFGALCSGIAGYTGMAVSVRANLKTAAAADKQDLNKAVQIALRGGAVEGIMVVALALFGLSSLFLVYSWLGFEERSIPGLIVGFGFGASFVALFAQLGGGIYTKAADVGADLVGKVEAGIPEDDPRNPAVIADLVGDNVGDCAGRGADIFESTAAENIGAMILGVALFPTFGIKGVLFPLVIMAFGLIASIIGILVVRTRANEDPMKALNRGYYVTSLLSAIAFFFVTREMFGGAATWFFLAGLVGIIMSIVFMLLTQYYTEHKYRPVRSIAEASETGPATNIITGLAVAFENTAFPIIAIAATLFGSYLLGDASGVEQGGLYGTALATMGMLVTATYILAMDTFGPITDNAGGIVENSGRPEETRKLTDTLDAVGNTTKALTKGYAVGSAALAAFLLFSAYIEEVNNLSPDLITAVDLSKVPVFIGAMLGAMLIFLFSSLAIRAVGKSAYAIINEVRRQFREKPGIMNGTEKPDYGQAVDIATKSALRQMVLPGIIAVTVPILVGLIFRAEAVAGMLMIGTIVGVLLAIVMNNGGGAWDNAKKFIESGKFKDSNGNIQAKGSQVHAATVIGDTVGDPLKDTAGPSLHVLIKLLATLTLVLAPLFI